A single genomic interval of Malania oleifera isolate guangnan ecotype guangnan chromosome 11, ASM2987363v1, whole genome shotgun sequence harbors:
- the LOC131143511 gene encoding uncharacterized protein LOC131143511 isoform X4, with protein MGVDYYKILQVDRNAKDDDLKKAYRKLAMKWHPDKNPNNKKEAEAKFKKISEAYDVLSDPQKRAVYDQYGEEGLKGQVPPPSGAGGFGPTPDGGPTTFRFNPRSADDIFSEFFGFTSPFGGMGDMGGSRASASGFSRSMFPEDLFASFRGPGGEGSVNVPRKGAAIERTLPCSLEDLYKGTTKKMKISRDVADATGHGDEGRDGIGRYF; from the exons aTGGGTGTGGATTACTATAAGATTCTTCAAGTAGATCGAAATGCGAAAGATGATGACTTGAAGAAAGCATATCGAAAGCTGGCCATGAAATGGCATCCTGACAAAAACCCTAACAACAAGAAGGAGGCCGAAGCCAAGTTTAAGAAAATCTCAGAAGCCTACGAT GTTTTGAGTGATCCGCAGAAGCGAGCGGTTTATGATCAGTATGGAGAAGAGGGTCTCAAGGGTCAGGTCCCGCCGCCGTCGGGTGCTGGCGGATTTGGCCCCACGCCGGATGGCGGTCCGACGACTTTCCGGTTCAATCCGAGGAGTGCCGACGATATATTTTCGGAATTTTTCGGGTTTACGAGTCCGTTTGGGGGAATGGGAGACATGGGCGGGTCACGAGCGAGTGCCTCGGGATTTTCGAGGAGCATGTTTCCTGAGGATCTCTTTGCTTCGTTTAGGGGACCTGGCGGTGAGGGCTCCGTTAATGTGCCTCGGAAGGGTGCGGCAATAGAGCGGACATTGCCATGTAGTTTGGAGGATTTGTACAAGGGGACTACTAAGAAGATGAAGATTTCGAGGGATGTTGCTGATGCCACTGG GCATGGAGATGAAGGTAGAGATGGTATCGGAAGATACTTTTAG
- the LOC131143511 gene encoding uncharacterized protein LOC131143511 isoform X3, with the protein MGVDYYKILQVDRNAKDDDLKKAYRKLAMKWHPDKNPNNKKEAEAKFKKISEAYDVLSDPQKRAVYDQYGEEGLKGQVPPPSGAGGFGPTPDGGPTTFRFNPRSADDIFSEFFGFTSPFGGMGDMGGSRASASGFSRSMFPEDLFASFRGPGGEGSVNVPRKGAAIERTLPCSLEDLYKGTTKKMKISRDVADATGRHGDEGRDGIGRYF; encoded by the exons aTGGGTGTGGATTACTATAAGATTCTTCAAGTAGATCGAAATGCGAAAGATGATGACTTGAAGAAAGCATATCGAAAGCTGGCCATGAAATGGCATCCTGACAAAAACCCTAACAACAAGAAGGAGGCCGAAGCCAAGTTTAAGAAAATCTCAGAAGCCTACGAT GTTTTGAGTGATCCGCAGAAGCGAGCGGTTTATGATCAGTATGGAGAAGAGGGTCTCAAGGGTCAGGTCCCGCCGCCGTCGGGTGCTGGCGGATTTGGCCCCACGCCGGATGGCGGTCCGACGACTTTCCGGTTCAATCCGAGGAGTGCCGACGATATATTTTCGGAATTTTTCGGGTTTACGAGTCCGTTTGGGGGAATGGGAGACATGGGCGGGTCACGAGCGAGTGCCTCGGGATTTTCGAGGAGCATGTTTCCTGAGGATCTCTTTGCTTCGTTTAGGGGACCTGGCGGTGAGGGCTCCGTTAATGTGCCTCGGAAGGGTGCGGCAATAGAGCGGACATTGCCATGTAGTTTGGAGGATTTGTACAAGGGGACTACTAAGAAGATGAAGATTTCGAGGGATGTTGCTGATGCCACTGG TAGGCATGGAGATGAAGGTAGAGATGGTATCGGAAGATACTTTTA A
- the LOC131143511 gene encoding uncharacterized protein LOC131143511 isoform X2, translating into MGVDYYKILQVDRNAKDDDLKKAYRKLAMKWHPDKNPNNKKEAEAKFKKISEAYDVLSDPQKRAVYDQYGEEGLKGQVPPPSGAGGFGPTPDGGPTTFRFNPRSADDIFSEFFGFTSPFGGMGDMGGSRASASGFSRSMFPEDLFASFRGPGGEGSVNVPRKGAAIERTLPCSLEDLYKGTTKKMKISRDVADATGRHGDEGRDGIGRYF; encoded by the exons aTGGGTGTGGATTACTATAAGATTCTTCAAGTAGATCGAAATGCGAAAGATGATGACTTGAAGAAAGCATATCGAAAGCTGGCCATGAAATGGCATCCTGACAAAAACCCTAACAACAAGAAGGAGGCCGAAGCCAAGTTTAAGAAAATCTCAGAAGCCTACGAT GTTTTGAGTGATCCGCAGAAGCGAGCGGTTTATGATCAGTATGGAGAAGAGGGTCTCAAGGGTCAGGTCCCGCCGCCGTCGGGTGCTGGCGGATTTGGCCCCACGCCGGATGGCGGTCCGACGACTTTCCGGTTCAATCCGAGGAGTGCCGACGATATATTTTCGGAATTTTTCGGGTTTACGAGTCCGTTTGGGGGAATGGGAGACATGGGCGGGTCACGAGCGAGTGCCTCGGGATTTTCGAGGAGCATGTTTCCTGAGGATCTCTTTGCTTCGTTTAGGGGACCTGGCGGTGAGGGCTCCGTTAATGTGCCTCGGAAGGGTGCGGCAATAGAGCGGACATTGCCATGTAGTTTGGAGGATTTGTACAAGGGGACTACTAAGAAGATGAAGATTTCGAGGGATGTTGCTGATGCCACTGG TAGGCATGGAGATGAAGGTAGAGATGGTATCGGAAGATACTTTTAG
- the LOC131143511 gene encoding uncharacterized protein LOC131143511 isoform X5 — protein MGVDYYKILQVDRNAKDDDLKKAYRKLAMKWHPDKNPNNKKEAEAKFKKISEAYDVLSDPQKRAVYDQYGEEGLKGQVPPPSGAGGFGPTPDGGPTTFRFNPRSADDIFSEFFGFTSPFGGMGDMGGSRASASGFSRSMFPEDLFASFRGPGGEGSVNVPRKGAAIERTLPCSLEDLYKGTTKKMKISRDVADATGL, from the exons aTGGGTGTGGATTACTATAAGATTCTTCAAGTAGATCGAAATGCGAAAGATGATGACTTGAAGAAAGCATATCGAAAGCTGGCCATGAAATGGCATCCTGACAAAAACCCTAACAACAAGAAGGAGGCCGAAGCCAAGTTTAAGAAAATCTCAGAAGCCTACGAT GTTTTGAGTGATCCGCAGAAGCGAGCGGTTTATGATCAGTATGGAGAAGAGGGTCTCAAGGGTCAGGTCCCGCCGCCGTCGGGTGCTGGCGGATTTGGCCCCACGCCGGATGGCGGTCCGACGACTTTCCGGTTCAATCCGAGGAGTGCCGACGATATATTTTCGGAATTTTTCGGGTTTACGAGTCCGTTTGGGGGAATGGGAGACATGGGCGGGTCACGAGCGAGTGCCTCGGGATTTTCGAGGAGCATGTTTCCTGAGGATCTCTTTGCTTCGTTTAGGGGACCTGGCGGTGAGGGCTCCGTTAATGTGCCTCGGAAGGGTGCGGCAATAGAGCGGACATTGCCATGTAGTTTGGAGGATTTGTACAAGGGGACTACTAAGAAGATGAAGATTTCGAGGGATGTTGCTGATGCCACTGG GTTATGA
- the LOC131143513 gene encoding uncharacterized protein LOC131143513: MVVIHTDPLQRRISHSQRKLPEQQWQEEVTRENSQGYICLTHGRPLDVCVLRRHDDYRERPPDAYVLHQHDDHLLFADMVTNGRPPDVHIYLKTLWKYLKIFQHKEA; the protein is encoded by the exons ATGGTTGTCATACACACCGACCCCTTGCAGAGACGGATCAGCCACAGCCAGAGGAAGTTGCCAGAGCAGCAGTGGCAGGAGGAAGTCACCAGAGAAAACTCACAGGGATACat ATGtttgacacatggacgacctctaGATGTCTGCGTTCTTCGCCGACATGATGACTATCGTGAACGACCACCAGATGCCTACGTTCTTCACCAACATGATGACCACCTTTTGTTCGCCGACATGGTGACAAATGGACGACCCCCGGATGTCCACATATACTTGAAGACTTTATGGAAATACTTGAAGATTTTTCAGCACAAAGAAGCTTGA